A single Defluviitalea saccharophila DNA region contains:
- a CDS encoding MATE family efflux transporter encodes MKDIPIDTKARGNPLGYAPILGLISKFAIPSIISMLVAAAYNITDQIFIGRLVGMLGNGATNVVFPVVTFTTAFAQLIGVGTASNFNINMGAKREQEAKSFIGTGITLMSIIGLFIFCIVYVLKRPILLLCGATENVLPLAMIYLGITVIGLPFQLFTTASSTLIRADGSPTYSMICTVTGAILNVFLDWLFMYVFGWGIKGAATATVLGQFLSFFLCAIYYLKFKTFKITREMLSIKWLYVKQIIKLGTSNFINHTIMMLVNIVLNNSLKTYGAMSIYGSDIPLAVSGVIAKLNSILSAVSIGLAQGCQPILGFNMGAKNYSRVKETYKKAVSIAISISILAFILFQGFPRQITGIFGNGNELYFQFAEQYMRIYMFMVCVFGVQPLTINYFTGTGNVKQGILLSLSRQGFFLIPMLLILPQFLGLTGVLYAGPIADFMAFLLSVTMITLNFRKLDSQQSLANK; translated from the coding sequence ATGAAAGACATACCTATAGATACAAAGGCAAGGGGCAATCCACTAGGTTATGCACCCATACTTGGACTAATTAGCAAGTTTGCCATTCCTTCTATTATCAGTATGCTGGTTGCAGCAGCCTATAATATTACAGACCAGATCTTTATTGGCCGTTTGGTAGGTATGCTTGGTAATGGTGCGACTAATGTAGTCTTTCCTGTTGTAACCTTTACAACGGCATTTGCTCAGCTGATTGGTGTGGGAACTGCTTCAAACTTCAATATTAATATGGGTGCTAAAAGAGAGCAGGAAGCAAAAAGTTTTATCGGAACAGGGATTACCTTGATGTCCATCATTGGGCTATTCATCTTTTGTATCGTATACGTGCTGAAAAGACCGATTCTGCTTCTTTGTGGTGCCACAGAGAATGTACTTCCCTTGGCAATGATATATTTAGGCATTACAGTTATAGGACTCCCATTCCAACTCTTTACTACAGCCAGCAGTACTTTGATTCGAGCTGACGGCAGCCCCACGTATTCTATGATTTGCACTGTTACAGGTGCTATATTGAATGTGTTTCTTGATTGGTTATTCATGTATGTCTTTGGCTGGGGAATTAAAGGCGCTGCGACGGCAACAGTGCTTGGACAATTCCTATCCTTTTTCCTTTGTGCAATTTACTATCTTAAATTCAAGACCTTTAAAATCACCCGAGAAATGCTAAGTATAAAATGGCTTTATGTAAAACAGATTATAAAACTTGGAACCTCTAATTTTATTAATCATACCATTATGATGCTTGTAAACATTGTCTTAAATAATAGCCTGAAAACCTATGGCGCTATGTCCATTTATGGCAGTGATATTCCCCTAGCAGTATCCGGTGTTATTGCAAAATTAAACAGCATTCTCTCTGCTGTGTCCATTGGGTTGGCTCAGGGCTGCCAGCCAATTTTAGGCTTTAATATGGGGGCAAAAAATTATTCCCGAGTGAAGGAAACTTATAAAAAGGCTGTTTCCATCGCCATATCTATTAGTATTCTAGCTTTTATTTTGTTCCAGGGCTTTCCCAGACAAATTACCGGAATTTTCGGAAATGGAAACGAGCTATATTTTCAGTTTGCAGAGCAATATATGAGAATTTATATGTTCATGGTATGTGTTTTTGGGGTACAGCCATTGACAATTAATTACTTTACTGGTACGGGAAATGTGAAACAGGGGATTTTGCTGTCCTTATCTAGGCAAGGGTTCTTTCTCATTCCTATGCTTCTTATTTTGCCGCAATTTTTAGGACTGACGGGTGTTCTTTATGCAGGACCTATAGCAGATTTCATGGCTTTCCTTTTGTCTGTTACCATGATCACCTTAAACTTCAGAAAATTAGATTCACAGCAAAGCTTGGCCAATAAATGA
- a CDS encoding transporter substrate-binding domain-containing protein → MKKILALILSTLLISSAVLTGCGSQNNQNTADQSSNTAETSQNSNSTSSDKVWIIATDTVFKPFEYTNENNEFVGIDVDLLAAIAEDQGFKYELQSLGWDAAVAAVQAGQADGLIAGATIKQERIDSGWIFSDGYYNATQTFVVAEGSDIKSFEDLKGKNVAVKNGTAGADFANSLKDQYGFTVTVFEDSPTMYQDVILGNSAACVEDTPIMAVSIKEGNLPLMIPEGMESEGAPYGFAIMNEANQELLDMFNAGLANIKANGKYDEILNKYLK, encoded by the coding sequence ATGAAGAAAATTTTAGCGTTAATTTTATCGACACTTTTAATCAGTAGTGCAGTACTCACAGGATGTGGTTCTCAAAATAACCAAAATACAGCAGACCAATCCTCCAATACTGCAGAAACATCACAAAATTCCAACAGCACATCAAGCGATAAAGTATGGATTATCGCGACAGACACTGTATTCAAGCCATTTGAATACACCAATGAAAACAATGAATTTGTAGGTATCGATGTTGATTTATTGGCAGCTATTGCAGAAGATCAAGGCTTTAAGTATGAATTACAAAGTCTTGGCTGGGATGCAGCAGTTGCAGCAGTTCAGGCAGGTCAGGCAGATGGCCTTATTGCAGGAGCAACAATCAAGCAAGAACGTATTGATTCTGGCTGGATTTTCTCCGATGGATATTACAATGCAACTCAGACATTTGTTGTGGCTGAAGGTAGTGACATTAAGAGCTTTGAAGATCTCAAAGGAAAAAATGTTGCAGTTAAAAATGGTACAGCAGGTGCTGACTTTGCAAACAGCTTAAAAGATCAATATGGATTTACAGTGACTGTTTTTGAAGATTCACCTACAATGTATCAGGATGTAATTCTTGGAAACAGTGCAGCATGTGTAGAAGATACTCCAATTATGGCGGTTTCTATTAAAGAAGGTAACTTGCCTCTTATGATTCCTGAAGGAATGGAAAGCGAAGGCGCTCCTTATGGTTTCGCTATTATGAATGAAGCTAACCAAGAATTGCTGGATATGTTCAATGCCGGACTTGCAAACATTAAAGCAAACGGAAAATACGATGAAATTCTTAATAAGTATTTAAAATAG
- a CDS encoding amino acid ABC transporter permease — MIMIIEKYGSMLMQALGKTLLLTLLSLFFAMIIGLIFSLMNVGKNRFFNFIGTAYVDGVRGVPLIVLAYFIYFGVPAGVKMMGVQDFRLSALQAGTIALAMNCGAYMAEIIRAGIESVDKGQMEASRSLGLSYAKSMRLVVLPQAIRTMVPSIINQFIITLKDTSILSVIGFPELTNLGKTISGNTFKSLETWAIIGIMYMIVIVTLSKVAKRIERRINFGR, encoded by the coding sequence ATGATTATGATTATTGAAAAGTACGGTTCCATGCTGATGCAGGCATTGGGAAAAACTTTATTGCTTACTCTATTATCATTGTTTTTCGCCATGATAATCGGATTGATTTTTTCTTTGATGAATGTTGGGAAAAATAGATTTTTTAATTTTATAGGTACGGCATATGTTGACGGGGTACGAGGGGTTCCTTTGATTGTTTTGGCTTACTTTATTTATTTTGGTGTACCAGCCGGAGTTAAAATGATGGGGGTACAGGATTTTAGATTATCTGCCCTTCAGGCGGGTACCATTGCACTGGCGATGAACTGTGGTGCTTATATGGCAGAGATCATTCGTGCAGGGATTGAAAGTGTGGATAAAGGACAGATGGAAGCCAGCAGAAGTCTTGGTTTAAGTTATGCGAAAAGTATGCGACTGGTAGTGCTGCCGCAAGCTATTCGCACAATGGTTCCCTCTATTATCAATCAGTTTATTATTACCTTAAAAGATACCTCCATTCTTTCTGTTATTGGGTTCCCTGAGCTTACCAATTTGGGAAAAACCATTAGTGGAAATACTTTTAAGAGTTTAGAAACCTGGGCGATTATTGGTATTATGTATATGATCGTTATTGTTACACTCAGTAAGGTTGCTAAGAGGATTGAAAGGAGGATTAACTTTGGCAGATAA
- a CDS encoding amino acid ABC transporter ATP-binding protein, which yields MADKKIKIHVENLKKNFGKLEVLKDISIDIFEGEVVVLIGPSGSGKSTFLRCLNQLEVATDGKIIVDGKDITDKHTDINKVRENIGMVFQHFNLFPHKTVLENIMLAPVELKIMTKPEAKEKGMQLLRRVGLDSKADAYPAQLSGGQKQRIAIARSLAMNPDIMLFDEPTSALDPEMVGEVLAVMKELVADGMTMVVVTHEIGFAKEVADRVVFMDGGYIVEQGPPQEIFVNPKEPRTIDFLNKVL from the coding sequence TTGGCAGATAAAAAGATTAAAATCCATGTGGAAAATTTAAAGAAAAACTTTGGTAAATTAGAAGTTTTAAAGGATATCAGCATTGATATTTTTGAAGGAGAAGTTGTTGTTTTAATAGGTCCTTCTGGAAGCGGAAAATCTACCTTCCTTCGCTGCCTTAATCAATTGGAGGTTGCTACAGACGGTAAGATTATTGTTGATGGAAAAGATATTACGGATAAACATACAGATATTAATAAAGTACGTGAAAATATCGGGATGGTGTTCCAACATTTTAATCTTTTCCCCCATAAAACTGTCTTAGAAAATATCATGCTTGCTCCGGTAGAGTTAAAAATTATGACCAAGCCAGAAGCTAAAGAAAAAGGCATGCAGTTATTAAGACGTGTTGGTTTGGATTCAAAAGCAGATGCGTATCCAGCTCAGCTTTCAGGGGGACAGAAGCAGCGTATAGCGATTGCAAGGTCACTGGCTATGAATCCTGATATTATGCTTTTTGATGAACCTACATCAGCGCTGGACCCTGAAATGGTAGGAGAAGTTTTAGCTGTTATGAAAGAACTGGTGGCAGACGGTATGACCATGGTTGTTGTAACCCATGAAATAGGGTTTGCAAAAGAAGTTGCGGACCGAGTTGTCTTTATGGATGGTGGCTATATTGTAGAACAGGGACCACCTCAAGAAATTTTTGTAAATCCCAAGGAACCCAGAACAATTGATTTCCTAAATAAGGTTTTATAA
- a CDS encoding cytidylate kinase-like family protein, translating to MKKIITISREFGAGGGEIGLKVAQALNYHHYDKELILKAAKDSQVDVESLLKWDERVPREFGFAQSLFDFYNRPLSEKLFDAQQRVIKAIAEKGNCVIVGRNANAILKEYDHVLHVFVHADFYWRLNRMKGKMPDATEHKISEQIRAIDKMRRKYCTYYTNTEFGVADYYDVCFNTSKLGIDACVEIICNLAKQ from the coding sequence ATGAAAAAAATTATTACAATTAGCCGTGAATTTGGAGCTGGCGGAGGAGAAATCGGTCTCAAAGTAGCGCAGGCCTTGAATTATCACCATTATGATAAAGAGCTGATTCTTAAAGCTGCAAAGGATTCGCAAGTAGATGTAGAGAGTCTGTTAAAATGGGACGAGAGAGTGCCGAGGGAATTTGGATTTGCTCAGAGCCTTTTTGATTTTTATAACAGGCCGCTGAGTGAAAAACTTTTTGATGCTCAACAACGGGTGATTAAAGCCATCGCAGAAAAAGGCAATTGTGTTATTGTTGGGCGAAATGCCAATGCTATTTTAAAAGAATACGATCATGTACTCCATGTATTTGTTCATGCCGATTTTTATTGGCGCCTTAATCGTATGAAGGGTAAAATGCCTGATGCAACTGAGCATAAGATTAGTGAACAAATCCGTGCCATAGATAAAATGAGAAGAAAATACTGTACTTATTATACCAATACAGAATTTGGAGTTGCAGATTATTATGACGTTTGCTTTAATACATCTAAGTTAGGAATTGATGCATGCGTAGAGATTATCTGTAATTTGGCAAAGCAGTAA
- a CDS encoding ECF transporter S component, whose protein sequence is MSQKQYRKITTIRLTVTGVLMAMNIALSSFGIPVPGGRLYLCDVVISLAAILLNPFEAFVVGGVGSFLGDLLFYPAPMFVSLVTHGLQAAVISVFSHKILKSKPILASGIGVTIGAVIMVIGYTLGKIYVYSTFEYAMVKLPYEIAQGAIGAIFGMLLCWKCGIHKLFDTMINRKTDLFA, encoded by the coding sequence ATGAGTCAAAAGCAATACAGAAAAATAACTACCATTCGATTAACAGTAACCGGTGTATTAATGGCAATGAATATTGCCCTAAGTTCTTTTGGAATCCCTGTTCCGGGCGGACGTCTGTATTTATGCGATGTTGTAATAAGTCTTGCAGCTATCTTACTAAATCCCTTTGAAGCCTTTGTAGTAGGAGGGGTTGGATCTTTTCTGGGGGACCTTCTCTTTTATCCGGCTCCAATGTTTGTCTCCCTCGTTACCCATGGTCTCCAAGCTGCTGTCATATCTGTATTTTCTCACAAGATACTGAAAAGCAAACCTATCCTTGCATCAGGCATAGGGGTAACCATTGGGGCAGTCATTATGGTAATAGGGTATACCCTGGGGAAAATCTATGTATACAGTACCTTTGAATACGCTATGGTTAAACTCCCGTACGAAATAGCTCAGGGCGCAATTGGGGCTATATTCGGAATGTTATTATGCTGGAAATGTGGGATCCATAAACTGTTTGACACTATGATTAATAGAAAAACTGATCTATTCGCCTGA
- a CDS encoding class I SAM-dependent rRNA methyltransferase, producing MKQERQYPKVMISPKAKRSVQDGHPWVYGEEILKIEGVPQNGELVDVFAGNSFMGTGFYNSASKITVRLISRNANDVFDARFWRRRVEYAVRYRKTVMPGADFACCRLIHGEADQMPGLTVDRYNNILSVQITSLGMELVKDMVYHALWDVLTEMGETITGIYERNDIGLRTKEGLPEYKGWYQSDSIPVPESAVTEICENGVKYLVDVENGQKTGFFLDQKYNRAAVARIARDKRVLDCFTHTGSFGLNAALGGAEHVTSVDISESAIDMAKANALRNGLDGRMDFLCEDVFDLLTKLAEQKCRDYDFIILDPPAFTKSRKTVQSAARGYKEINLKAMKLLPRGGYLATCSCSHFMTDDLFRKMLTSAAKDASVSLRQIEARQQAPDHPILWNVPETDYLKFYIFQVV from the coding sequence ATGAAGCAAGAACGGCAGTATCCCAAAGTCATGATATCCCCCAAAGCAAAACGCAGTGTCCAGGATGGCCATCCATGGGTATATGGGGAAGAGATTCTTAAAATAGAGGGCGTACCACAAAATGGTGAACTGGTAGATGTGTTTGCCGGAAACTCTTTTATGGGTACAGGCTTTTACAATAGTGCCAGTAAAATTACCGTTCGACTTATTTCACGCAATGCCAACGATGTATTTGATGCTCGCTTTTGGCGCCGCCGTGTGGAATATGCCGTTCGTTACAGAAAAACCGTCATGCCTGGTGCAGATTTTGCTTGTTGTCGCCTGATTCATGGTGAAGCTGATCAGATGCCAGGACTGACAGTGGATCGCTACAACAATATTCTGTCCGTGCAAATTACCAGCCTCGGCATGGAACTTGTCAAGGACATGGTTTACCATGCCCTATGGGATGTACTTACTGAAATGGGCGAAACGATTACCGGTATTTATGAGCGCAATGATATTGGTCTACGTACTAAGGAAGGCCTACCAGAATATAAAGGTTGGTACCAGTCCGATAGTATACCTGTACCGGAATCTGCTGTGACGGAAATATGCGAAAACGGTGTAAAATATCTGGTAGATGTGGAGAACGGACAAAAAACCGGCTTTTTCCTGGATCAGAAGTATAACCGTGCTGCTGTAGCCCGTATTGCCAGAGACAAGCGAGTACTGGACTGCTTTACCCATACCGGCTCCTTCGGTCTCAATGCAGCATTGGGTGGCGCAGAACATGTAACCAGCGTAGATATTTCAGAGTCAGCCATTGACATGGCAAAAGCAAATGCCCTCCGCAATGGCTTGGATGGAAGAATGGATTTTCTGTGCGAGGATGTGTTTGATCTGCTGACAAAGCTGGCTGAGCAAAAATGTCGTGACTATGACTTTATTATACTCGACCCGCCGGCTTTTACCAAATCCCGAAAGACCGTGCAATCCGCTGCCCGCGGATACAAAGAGATTAACTTAAAAGCCATGAAGCTGCTGCCTCGGGGTGGATACCTGGCTACTTGCAGCTGCAGCCACTTTATGACGGATGACTTATTCCGCAAAATGCTTACAAGCGCTGCAAAAGATGCCTCCGTATCCCTGAGACAAATTGAAGCCCGCCAGCAGGCCCCAGACCATCCCATTCTATGGAATGTTCCAGAGACGGATTATCTTAAGTTTTATATCTTCCAAGTCGTATAA